The Scomber scombrus chromosome 5, fScoSco1.1, whole genome shotgun sequence genome window below encodes:
- the LOC133980770 gene encoding lysophosphatidic acid receptor 6-like, translating into MCNNTTTELAEKNTAYAVVFGSVMVLGLPLNAMSLWILLRRHSIKTPSAVFMVNLAISDLLLVISLPMRVYFYATGTWPLNTMACIWITMLFINNVRSSSIFITFIGIDRLLAVVYPLRTRHLRTTSNAWKSSVLIWTSVVMVNIPESFGFKRYLDSGKDDTCFEFYRKSGQSLTGLVYLQPVLVCTLLAVNIVTTALVSWTLRRHLTDSAKVNKKMNVMLIFAMNLIMFIIFFLPVSLVVISEDWRPFFMPLSCLASVNCCLDPLLYYFSLDGFWKKKEEIDTSQGQVALNSYDLN; encoded by the coding sequence ATGTGTAACAATACAACAACAGAGCTGGCAGAAAAGAACACAGCTTATGCTGTGGTCTTTGGATCTGTTATGGTGCTGGGTTTGCCTCTCAATGCTATGTCACTGTGGATTCTGCTTCGCCGACACAGCATCAAAACCCCCAGTGCTGTTTTCATGGTCAACCTGGCCATCTCAGACCTGCTGCTGGTCATTTCCCTGCCCATGAGGGTCTACTTTTATGCCACAGGTACCTGGCCTCTGAATACAATGGCATGCATCTGGATTACAATGCTCTTCATCAACAACGTCCGCTCAAGCTCCATCTTCATCACATTCATTGGCATAGATCGGCTGCTGGCTGTAGTTTATCCTCTGAGGACACGCCATCTGCGAACCACTTCCAACGCCTGGAAGTCTTCTGTGCTCATATGGACTTCTGTGGTTATGGTGAACATACCAGAAAGCTTTGGCTTTAAAAGATACTTAGACAGTGGCAAAGATGATACCTGTTTTGAATTTTACCGCAAGAGTGGACAGTCTCTAACAGGACTGGTTTACCTTCAGCCTGTTTTAGTGTGTACTCTGCTGGCCGTCAACATTGTGACCACTGCTTTGGTGTCTTGGACTCTACGCAGACATCTCACTGACTCCGCAAAAGTCAACAAGAAGATGAACGTCATGCTGATTTTTGCCATGAACTTGATtatgttcatcatatttttcTTGCCCGTGTCTTTGGTTGTTATATCTGAAGACTGGAGACCCTTTTTTATGCCACTGTCATGTCTGGCCAGTGTGAACTGTTGTCTGGATCCACTGCTGTACTATTTTTCTCTCGATGGCTtctggaagaaaaaagaggagattgACACCTCTCAGGGACAGGTGGCGTTAAATTCATACGATTtaaactga